A DNA window from Thermoanaerobaculales bacterium contains the following coding sequences:
- the gcvT gene encoding glycine cleavage system aminomethyltransferase GcvT has translation MTEATTDKPTALFDEHVAAGARMVPFAGFLMPVQYTSLTEEHLAVRSRAGLFDVSHMGEVFVRGPRALDFVQLFSCNDHSKLAVGRAQYTGLMYPQGTFVDDLLVHRMADDEYLLVVNAANVDKDFAYLSELAAGEPGVEVVNESDRWAQIAIQGPLAQEILQPLTGAELAAIKYYRFVWGDVVGQRALIARTGYTGEDGFEVYLEPKAAPALWRALLAEGAPKGLVPAGLGARDTLRLEAGMPLYGNDIDDSTTPLEAGLGWIVKLDKGDFIGRDVLERQQEEGVERLLVGFELLSPGIARHGHPVLLTEDGGEPVGQVTSGTRLPSLGKSMGMAYLPADAAQVGREFFIEIRDRRARARVVELPFYSRKKKS, from the coding sequence ATGACCGAAGCCACCACGGACAAGCCCACAGCCCTGTTCGACGAGCACGTTGCGGCCGGCGCCAGGATGGTGCCGTTCGCCGGCTTCCTGATGCCGGTCCAGTACACGTCGCTGACCGAGGAGCACCTCGCGGTGCGCTCGCGCGCGGGCCTCTTCGACGTATCGCACATGGGCGAGGTCTTCGTGCGCGGCCCGCGCGCCCTCGACTTCGTCCAGCTCTTCTCGTGCAACGACCACTCGAAGCTCGCGGTCGGCAGGGCCCAGTACACCGGGCTGATGTACCCGCAGGGAACGTTCGTCGACGACCTGCTGGTCCACCGCATGGCCGACGACGAGTACCTGCTGGTGGTCAACGCCGCGAACGTCGACAAGGACTTCGCCTACCTGAGCGAGCTCGCCGCCGGCGAGCCCGGCGTGGAGGTCGTCAACGAGTCTGACCGCTGGGCCCAGATCGCCATCCAGGGCCCGCTGGCGCAGGAGATCCTGCAGCCGCTGACGGGCGCCGAGCTCGCCGCCATCAAGTACTACCGCTTCGTCTGGGGGGACGTGGTCGGGCAGCGCGCGCTGATCGCGCGGACCGGCTACACCGGCGAGGACGGCTTCGAGGTCTACCTCGAGCCCAAGGCGGCGCCCGCGCTGTGGCGTGCGCTGCTCGCCGAGGGCGCGCCGAAGGGCCTCGTCCCCGCCGGGCTCGGCGCCCGCGACACCCTGCGCCTCGAGGCCGGAATGCCGCTCTACGGCAACGACATCGACGATTCGACGACGCCGCTCGAGGCCGGCCTGGGCTGGATCGTCAAGCTCGACAAGGGCGACTTCATCGGCCGCGACGTGCTCGAGCGACAGCAGGAGGAGGGTGTCGAGCGCCTGCTCGTCGGCTTCGAGCTGCTGTCCCCGGGCATCGCCCGACACGGCCACCCGGTCCTGCTGACCGAGGACGGCGGCGAGCCGGTGGGCCAGGTCACCTCCGGCACCCGGCTGCCGTCGCTCGGCAAGTCGATGGGCATGGCCTACCTGCCGGCCGACGCTGCCCAGGTCGGGCGGGAGTTCTTCATCGAGATTCGCGACCGGAGAGCGCGCGCCCGGGTCGTCGAGCTGCCCTTCTACTCGCGGAAGAAGAAGTCGTGA